From Sphingobacterium bambusae:
ATGTACGAAAGCGGAGGTGAGTAGGGTGTGTATCCGTTTTCCCTGTGCTATTTCATAAGGGTGCAATAGCAAAGCATGGAAATAGGATTTCCGGTAGAATCCAATAATACCGCTTATAAGGACCAATGGTGCAACGGTGTAGGAATAGGGTGACTCCACAAAGGTTGGAAAAATATCAAAAAAAGCCATAGGTCTTTAGTGGATTAGGTTTTGCAGCATGATTCCTATTTCGGTAATAGATTGTGGCCTGACAAATAAAGCGGCAACTGACCCGACCAAGAAGCCTACCAGATGTAATTCTCTATTGACGGATATCAAAGGAATAAAGGAAAGCACTAGAAGAAATAAATTGGCCATGATCCAATAGTCAAAACTGTTTTCTACCCAAGGAAAAAACATGTTGCCCGTTTTTTGTTTGGGGAAATACAGAAAACTGAAACCGTATAAGCCGAAGCCAAGGCCTGACGCTCCCACGGAAGTAAATAGAAAATCTTTCTTTTTTTTCAGGGTCTGTATAAGATTGGGCAGGATGATCAAGAGCATAAAAAGAATGGGCGTAAGAACGACTGCCCACAGTGTGCCTAGTTCTTGATTTATACAACCGTACATGTCAAAGCCGAGACCGTAAATGACAAAGCTGTTAAACAAGAGGTGCAGCCAGTTTCGATGTACAAATGCTGATGTTAAAAGGGTGTGTATGCGTTTTCCCTGCGCTATTTCGTGAGGATGCAATAGCAAAGCGTGAAAATAGGATTTTCGATAAAAACCGATGATGCTACTGATCAGAACCAATGGCATGACAATGTAGGAGTAAGGCGCTTCGGCGAAGGTTGGGAAAACATCAAAAAAAGCCATCGGTTTGGATAATTTTTGGAAAGATAATGGAAAAGTTCTACATGGACAAGACAAAGCCTTTAGGATGTAGCGGTATATGTTGACACGCAGGTAAATGAAAATGAAATGAACAAAAAACTACGTACAAAGCAACAAGATCAAAGAGACTGCGGGGCTGCTTGTCTAGCTTCTGTCGCTGCTTATTATGGTTTGCATTTGCCTATCGCAAAAATCAGACAGCGATGCCATACCGATGCGCGAGGTACTAATATATTGGGCTTGATTCAGGGGTTGGACGCCATGGGGTTTCATGCCAAGG
This genomic window contains:
- a CDS encoding rhomboid family intramembrane serine protease; its protein translation is MAFFDVFPTFAEAPYSYIVMPLVLISSIIGFYRKSYFHALLLHPHEIAQGKRIHTLLTSAFVHRNWLHLLFNSFVIYGLGFDMYGCINQELGTLWAVVLTPILFMLLIILPNLIQTLKKKKDFLFTSVGASGLGFGLYGFSFLYFPKQKTGNMFFPWVENSFDYWIMANLFLLVLSFIPLISVNRELHLVGFLVGSVAALFVRPQSITEIGIMLQNLIH